The Rhododendron vialii isolate Sample 1 chromosome 5a, ASM3025357v1 genome contains a region encoding:
- the LOC131327699 gene encoding uncharacterized protein LOC131327699, translating to MHEHALSIGFPATNNEAEYEALIAGLTRFATSLPPTSSIPPVSYIGGLILASTFVWSTNRKCQASFKSSMVGVPVATPEVAPWPTVPFLRDIGGRRWYILLPNHYTKWVEAKVLITIMVADVENFLWKQIFIRFGVPYAIVFDNGTQFVATGSGQVKAANKAISVGLKHRLTNKRGKWATELPDVAATRPTARTINFDVPASDAMLAAEANRIDELLDDAHVKYAAYQQQLAWSYNKTLWTRPFNVDDLVLWHMV from the exons ATGCATGAGCATGCTCTCAGCATTGGTTTCCCCGCCACCAATAATGAGGCCGAGTACGAAGCCCTCATCGCCGGGCTCACAAGATTCGCTACTAGTCTGCCTCCTACTTCCTCGATCCCACCGGTGTCCTATATCGGCGGTCTTATACTTGCCTCGACCTTCGTGTGGTCCACGAACAGGAAGTGCCAGGCATCCTTCAAGAGCTCCATGGTGGGAGTGCCGGTTGCCACACCGGAGGTCGCTCCTTGGCCGACCGTGCCCTTTCTCAGGGATATTGGTGGAAGAAGATGGTACATTCTGCTTCCGA atcactatacaaagtggGTGGAGGCCAAGGTGCTTATAACAATCATGGTCGCCGACGTGGAGAATTTCCTCTGGAAGCAAATCTTCATCAGGTTTGGCGTTCCGTATGCCATTGTCTTTGATAATGGTACCCAGTTTGTAGCCACT GGGAGCGGTCAAGTTAAAGCTGCCAACAAGGCCATCTCCGTCGGATTAAAGCACCGACTCACCAATAAGCGCGGCAAATGGGCGACCGAGCTGCCCGAT GTGGCAGCTACACGCCCCACGGCTCGAACTATTAATTTCGATGTTCCGGCGAGTGATGCCATGCTGGCCGCCGAGGCAAATCGTATCGATGAGCTCCTAGATGACGCCCACGTAAAGTATGCAGCCTATCAACAGCAGTTGGCTTGGAGCTATAACAAGACCCTCTGGACCCGGCCATTCAACGTGGACGATCTAGTCCTTTGGCATATGGTTTAG
- the LOC131326545 gene encoding germin-like protein 5-1, translating into MAAVGKLSAAAAVMVVVAIVTVSADPDLLQDVCVADLASGVKLNGFSCKPTFNASDFFFDGLAKPGLTNNTMGSKVTPANVEKIPGLNTLGVSLSRIDYAPDGLNPPHTHPRATEIVFVLDGELDVGFITTANVLVSKTIKTGEIFVFPRGLVHFQKNNGKVPAAVIAAFNSQLPGTQSIAVTLFAATPTVPDHVLTKAFQVGTKEIEKIKSRLAPK; encoded by the exons ATGGCGGCTGTTGGCAAACTCTCTGCCGCGGCGGCAGTTATGGTGGTTGTAGCCATCGTTACGGTTTCAGCCGATCCTGATTTGCTTCAAGATGTTTGCGTCGCCGATCTTGCTTCCG GAGTGAAGTTGAATGGATTTTCATGCAAGCCGACCTTCAATGCATCAGACTTCTTCTTTGATGGGCTAGCCAAACCAGGCCTAACCAACAACACAATGGGCTCAAAGGTGACTCCAGCCAATGTGGAGAAAATCCCAGGGCTCAACACCCTTGGCGTCTCACTCTCCCGTATCGACTATGCACCGGACGGGCTCAACCCTCCCCACACCCACCCACGGGCTACCGAGATAGTCTTCGTGCTCGACGGGGAATTGGATGTGGGTTTTATCACCACTGCCAATGTACTTGTTTCCAAAACAATCAAGACGGGTGAGATATTTGTGTTTCCAAGGGGTTTGGTTCATTTCCAAAAGAACAATGGGAAGGTTCCGGCGGCTGTTATTGCCGCCTTCAACAGCCAGTTGCCCGGCACACAGTCCATTGCTGTAACGCTGTTTGCGGCAACACCCACTGTGCCGGACCACGTGTTGACCAAGGCTTTTCAGGTTGGGACCAAGGAGATTGAGAAAATCAAGTCCAGACTTGCACCAAAGTAG